The Bradyrhizobium sp. CCBAU 051011 DNA segment AGCCGAACATTGGAGGTGGGCACGCTGCGCTTTGCCCACCCTACAAGTCAGCCGCGCAGCCGCCGCGCCAACGCCTCAACGAACCGATCGACATCAGTCTCGTCATTGTACACGTGGGGCGAGATGCGCATGCGTCCCAGGCGCGGCGCGACATAGACGCCCTCGCTTGCCAATCCTTCGACAAGGCCCGCCGGCATCCCGCCCTTGAAGGCGAGGCTCAGAATATGCGGGCTGCGCAGACGGACGTCGGGCACGCTGACGCCGATGCCGCGCACGCCCGCCGCGATCCGCTCCGTCAGCATCGTGAGGCGTTGCTCGATGGCGGGCGCTCCCCATTCGACCATCATCTCCATGCCGATCGAGGCCATCTCCATCGAGATGAAATAATCGCGTTCGCCCATGTCGTAGCGACGGGCATCGCCGACGTAACTGGGGTCGGTGAAATAGACCGCGTTCTCGGCGCGCACGTTGCGGCGGCCGGACGCGGTCTGCTCCAGCGGGATTCCGCCTTGATGGCGTTTTGCAACATAGAGAAAGGCGCGGCCGTAAGGGCCGAGCAGCCATTTATAGGTCGGGAAGATAACGAAATCCGGGTCAAGGCGCTTCACGTCGGTCGTCAGCACGCCGGTGCTCTGCGTCGCGTCGACAAGGAAGGCAGCGCCCTGTCGCCGCAGCGCCGCGCCGGCCTTCTCGACATCGATTAGGCCGCCGTCCGACCAGTGCACCGATGAGATCGAGGCCAGGCTGACCGGCGGGGCGCCGGATCGTTCGATCGCGGCAAGCACCGCCGACGTCCAGTCGCCATCGTCAGGTTGCCGAACCGTCTCGACGGAAAACCCTTCCGCCTCGGCCCGGGTCTGCCATTCGAGCACCGGCGAGGAGTGATCGTTTTCCAGCACGATCACGCGCGTGCCGCGGGCGATCGGCAGTATCTTCGCGGCGGTCGCAACGCCGTAACTGACCGAGGGGATCAGCGCGATATCGGAAGCCTCGGCATTGATCAGCCGGGCGGCAGCAAGGCGCGCGCGCTCATTCTGCTGGCTGGCGAAGGAGGCCTCGAGCGTCCACGGTGTGCCCTTGCGGAGAACCGCGGCGCGCCCGGCCTCCAGGGTTCGAAGCGGCAGCGGGCTGTAAGAGGCGGCATTGAGGTAGCAAATCTGGCGCGGTATCTCGAACAAGGCGCGCTGTGATGGGAGCATCTGGAGGATCTCTGCTGTAGCGATCCATCCATTATGGCCGATCTCGACTACGCCAGCCACAGAAGCATTGCTCCGAGTACACCTGCGGCCGGGGCCCATCACGTAGATCTGTAGGGTAGGCAAAGCGGAGTGTGGCCACCATATTCAACACGCACATTTGCGTGGTAGGCATGGCGCAGGCGCGCCTCTGCCCACCCTGCGGCTCCGGAGATAAAAAGAAATGACCGACGCCCCCGTCAACGATCCCGCCGAATACACCCCGCCAAAAGTCTGGACCTGGAACAAGGAAAGCGGCGGCCGCTTCGCCGCCATCAACCGTCCGATCGCGGGCCCCACGCATGAGGCGGAGTTGCCTGTCGGCCGCCATCCGTTCCAGCTCTATTCGCTGGCGACGCCGAACGGCGTCAAGGTCACCGTGATGTTCGAGGAGCTTCTGGCCGCCGGTCACAGCGGCGCGGAATACGACGCCTGGTTGATCAAGATCGACGGCAACCAGTTCGGCAGCGGCTTTGTCTCGGTCAATCCGAACTCGAAGATCCCTGCGCTGATGGATCGCAGCGGACCGACGCCAATCCGGGTGTTTGAATCAGGCGCGATCCTGATGCATCTGGCCGAAAAGTTTGGCGCGTTCCTGCCGGCCGGCGGCGAGGCGCGGGCGGAGTGCCTGTCATGGCTGTTCTGGCAGATGGGCAGCGCGCCGTTTCTCGGCGGCGGTTTTGGCCATTTCTATGCCTATGCGCCGACCAAGATCGAATACGCCATCGACCGCTACGCCATGGAGGTGAAGCGCCAGCTCGATGTGCTCGATCGGCGCCTGGCCGACAACGAGTTTCTCGCAGGCAAGGACTACACGATCGCCGACATGGCGACATGGCCGTGGTACGGCGCATTGGCAAAAGGTCTGGTCTATGGCGCCGGCGAATTTTTGTCGGTGCACGAGTACAAGAATGTGCAGCGCTGGACCGACGCGATCGCCAAGCGTCCGGCGGTGAAGCGCGGGCGCATGGTCAATCGCATCTCCGGCGATCCGGCCAGCCAGTTGCACGAGCGGCACGAGGCCAGCGATTTCGATACGAAGACGCAGGACAAGATCGGCGAGACCGCCAAGACGTAAAGCGCCGGAAGAGGGAAGACCGCCATGAGCTTTTTCGAAAAAGGCGCCGTTCGTATCCATTATGAGGAAGCCGGCTCCGGCTTCCCGCTGCTCCTGATCGCCGGCGGCGGGCTGAACTCGAACATATCCGGCATCACCGGCGATTATCCGCCGTTCAACGCCATCCAGGAATTCGGCGGCGAGTACCGTTGCGTCGCCTACGACCTGCGCAACGCGCCGCCCGGCCAGTCCTCCGGCCCGCTTGAAATCGACCGCCCCTGGGATTCCCACACCGACGATCAACTCGCGCTGATGGACCATCTCGGCTTCGAAAAATTCATGGTGCTGGGTTTCTGCATCGGCGGTCCCCTGATCTGGAATCTGATCAAGCGTGCGCCGGACCGTGTGGTTGCCGCCGTGCTGGCGATGCCCTCAGGCTCGCGTCCCGAAATGCGTGATCTGTTCTACAACAACAACATGACCGGCTG contains these protein-coding regions:
- a CDS encoding aminotransferase class V-fold PLP-dependent enzyme yields the protein MLPSQRALFEIPRQICYLNAASYSPLPLRTLEAGRAAVLRKGTPWTLEASFASQQNERARLAAARLINAEASDIALIPSVSYGVATAAKILPIARGTRVIVLENDHSSPVLEWQTRAEAEGFSVETVRQPDDGDWTSAVLAAIERSGAPPVSLASISSVHWSDGGLIDVEKAGAALRRQGAAFLVDATQSTGVLTTDVKRLDPDFVIFPTYKWLLGPYGRAFLYVAKRHQGGIPLEQTASGRRNVRAENAVYFTDPSYVGDARRYDMGERDYFISMEMASIGMEMMVEWGAPAIEQRLTMLTERIAAGVRGIGVSVPDVRLRSPHILSLAFKGGMPAGLVEGLASEGVYVAPRLGRMRISPHVYNDETDVDRFVEALARRLRG
- the yghU gene encoding glutathione-dependent disulfide-bond oxidoreductase, which codes for MTDAPVNDPAEYTPPKVWTWNKESGGRFAAINRPIAGPTHEAELPVGRHPFQLYSLATPNGVKVTVMFEELLAAGHSGAEYDAWLIKIDGNQFGSGFVSVNPNSKIPALMDRSGPTPIRVFESGAILMHLAEKFGAFLPAGGEARAECLSWLFWQMGSAPFLGGGFGHFYAYAPTKIEYAIDRYAMEVKRQLDVLDRRLADNEFLAGKDYTIADMATWPWYGALAKGLVYGAGEFLSVHEYKNVQRWTDAIAKRPAVKRGRMVNRISGDPASQLHERHEASDFDTKTQDKIGETAKT
- a CDS encoding alpha/beta fold hydrolase; translation: MSFFEKGAVRIHYEEAGSGFPLLLIAGGGLNSNISGITGDYPPFNAIQEFGGEYRCVAYDLRNAPPGQSSGPLEIDRPWDSHTDDQLALMDHLGFEKFMVLGFCIGGPLIWNLIKRAPDRVVAAVLAMPSGSRPEMRDLFYNNNMTGWAPELTKRRPDITMEQAEKFLTRMYRTDPDFVFTVTRDFVRQCQTPVLILPDDIPAHPYAVAMESAMLAPNAEVSLFPWKEPKERVPLAVRQIRSFLRAHRPPS